Proteins from a genomic interval of Pseudomonas anuradhapurensis:
- a CDS encoding deoxynucleotide monophosphate kinase → MRTIIGLAALARSGKDTVASMLLSYPGVAAYALADPLKLGCQALFGLTEDETWCDDIKEQPIDLWARSPREFFQTVGTEWMRNHNPDHWLIRAEREINPPAAARSGTRKAAPAKPNHTPFTLAAQAIFDFTDEQLSDPQLLARQDPTWGLSPAQAIDLLKRHAYALYPDYDTRRAKRPLEQLKPRSKIPADATTVIFKDIRFENEAAFLRHHNGLIWHIVRPNLPKVNAHSSEHGIAQAPGDLLITNAGSLGDLQAAVQHAWQQSQPARACQKSPARQ, encoded by the coding sequence ATGCGAACAATCATCGGCCTTGCAGCCCTGGCTCGGTCAGGTAAGGACACCGTAGCTTCGATGCTGCTGAGCTACCCGGGGGTTGCTGCCTACGCACTTGCCGATCCTCTCAAGCTTGGCTGCCAGGCGCTGTTTGGTCTCACCGAAGACGAGACATGGTGCGATGACATCAAGGAGCAGCCCATTGATCTGTGGGCTCGCTCTCCAAGAGAATTCTTCCAGACGGTTGGTACCGAATGGATGCGCAATCATAACCCAGACCACTGGCTGATCCGAGCGGAACGCGAAATCAATCCACCTGCGGCCGCACGGAGCGGTACGCGCAAGGCCGCACCTGCCAAGCCAAACCACACTCCATTTACCCTGGCCGCCCAAGCCATCTTTGATTTCACGGACGAGCAGCTGTCAGACCCGCAGCTGCTGGCCCGCCAGGACCCCACCTGGGGTCTTTCTCCCGCGCAAGCCATCGATCTGCTCAAACGCCACGCATACGCCTTGTACCCGGACTATGACACCCGTCGTGCCAAGCGCCCTCTCGAACAGCTGAAGCCGCGCAGCAAGATCCCTGCTGATGCCACGACCGTGATCTTCAAGGACATCCGCTTTGAAAACGAAGCCGCTTTTCTTCGCCACCACAACGGCCTGATCTGGCACATCGTTCGCCCAAACCTTCCGAAGGTGAACGCGCATTCATCTGAACACGGCATTGCCCAGGCACCCGGTGACCTGCTGATCACCAACGCGGGTTCTCTGGGTGACCTGCAGGCAGCTGTGCAGCACGCATGGCAGCAAAGCCAGCCCGCAAGGGCTTGTCAGAAGTCGCCTGCGAGGCAATGA
- a CDS encoding IlvD/Edd family dehydratase, whose amino-acid sequence MTDTAKRPLRSQQWFDDPSHADMTALYVERYMNYGLTRDELQSGRPIIGIAQTGSDLTPCNRHHLELAQRVKAGIRDAGGIPMEFPVHPIAEQSRRPTAALDRNLAYLGLVEILHGYPLDGVVLTTGCDKTTPACLMAAATTDMPAIVLSGGPMLDGHHKGQLIGSGTVLWHARNLMAAGAIDYEGFMEMTTAASPSVGHCNTMGTALSMNALAEALGMSLPGCASIPAPYRERGQMAYATGRRICELVMQDVRPSSIMTREAFENAIAVASALGASSNCPPHLIAIARHMGIELSLDDWQRIGENVPLLVNCMPAGKYLGEGFHRAGGVPAVMHELRKAGRLHEECATVSGKTIGEVVRDAVTSNREVILPFDAPLKHNAGFIVLSGNFFDSAIMKMSVVGEAFRKTYLAEPGKENSFEARAIVFEGPEDYHARIDDPALDIDERCILVIRGAGTVGYPGSAEVVNMAPPAALIKKGIDSLPCLGDGRQSGTSASPSILNMSPEAAVGGGLALLQTNDWLRVDLNQRRVDLLVDDEEVARRRAAWKPSIPASQTPWQELYRQLVGQLSTGGCLEPATLHMRVIAREGGMPRHSH is encoded by the coding sequence GCAATCGGGACGGCCGATCATCGGCATCGCCCAGACCGGCAGTGACCTGACGCCCTGCAACCGCCACCACCTGGAACTGGCCCAGCGGGTCAAGGCGGGGATTCGCGATGCCGGCGGCATCCCCATGGAGTTCCCGGTGCACCCGATCGCCGAGCAGAGCCGCCGGCCAACCGCTGCGCTGGACCGCAACCTCGCCTACCTGGGCTTGGTGGAAATCCTCCACGGCTACCCGCTGGATGGCGTGGTACTGACCACCGGCTGTGACAAGACCACCCCAGCCTGCCTGATGGCCGCTGCCACCACGGACATGCCGGCCATCGTGCTGTCCGGCGGCCCGATGCTCGATGGCCACCACAAGGGCCAGCTGATCGGGTCGGGCACGGTGTTGTGGCATGCGCGCAACCTGATGGCCGCGGGCGCAATCGACTACGAAGGCTTCATGGAGATGACCACTGCCGCGTCGCCGTCGGTCGGCCATTGCAACACCATGGGCACGGCACTGTCGATGAACGCCCTGGCCGAGGCCCTGGGCATGTCGCTGCCAGGCTGCGCGAGCATCCCCGCGCCGTACCGCGAACGCGGGCAGATGGCCTACGCCACCGGGCGGCGCATCTGCGAGCTGGTGATGCAGGACGTGCGCCCGTCGTCGATCATGACCCGCGAGGCGTTCGAGAATGCCATCGCCGTGGCTTCGGCCCTGGGCGCTTCGAGCAACTGTCCACCGCACCTGATCGCTATCGCCCGGCATATGGGCATCGAGCTGTCGCTGGACGACTGGCAGCGCATCGGTGAGAACGTGCCGCTGCTGGTCAATTGCATGCCGGCGGGCAAATACCTGGGTGAAGGCTTCCACCGCGCGGGCGGCGTTCCGGCGGTGATGCATGAACTGCGCAAGGCCGGCCGTCTGCACGAGGAATGCGCGACGGTCAGCGGCAAGACCATCGGCGAGGTGGTTCGCGACGCAGTCACCAGCAATCGCGAGGTCATCCTGCCGTTCGATGCGCCACTCAAGCACAACGCCGGCTTCATCGTACTCAGCGGCAATTTCTTCGACAGCGCGATCATGAAGATGTCGGTGGTGGGCGAAGCCTTCCGCAAGACCTACCTGGCCGAACCGGGCAAGGAAAACAGCTTCGAGGCCAGGGCCATCGTGTTCGAGGGGCCGGAGGACTACCACGCGCGCATCGACGACCCCGCACTGGACATTGATGAGCGTTGCATCCTGGTGATTCGTGGCGCCGGCACCGTGGGTTACCCAGGCAGTGCCGAAGTGGTGAACATGGCGCCGCCGGCGGCACTGATCAAGAAAGGCATCGACTCGCTGCCGTGCCTGGGCGATGGCCGCCAGAGCGGCACCTCGGCCAGCCCTTCGATCCTCAACATGTCGCCGGAGGCGGCGGTGGGCGGCGGCCTGGCATTGCTGCAGACCAACGATTGGCTGCGCGTGGACCTCAACCAGCGGCGGGTCGACCTGCTGGTGGACGACGAAGAGGTGGCACGCCGACGTGCGGCCTGGAAGCCGAGCATCCCGGCCTCGCAGACGCCCTGGCAGGAACTCTATCGGCAACTCGTCGGGCAGTTGTCCACCGGCGGCTGCCTGGAGCCGGCGACGCTGCATATGCGTGTGATCGCCCGTGAAGGGGGGATGCCGCGGCATTCCCATTGA